Genomic DNA from Nomascus leucogenys isolate Asia chromosome 10, Asia_NLE_v1, whole genome shotgun sequence:
CCCACAGTCCAAGCTCAGCTGGAGACTGAAGACATTTTGTCTGTGTCACCACAtcagcctcctcccagccccctacTCCAGACCCTCACTCCTGCTGACGTCTGTTAATTCTCATAGCCCCAAACTTAACTGTTTCTGGCCCTGGTCAAAATCCTTCCACAGGTCTGCATCTTCCTCCAAATAAGACACAAGGCTCCCTGTCTGACGTTCGTATTGCCGATGATCAGGACTGAGCTAAACTCTACAGCCCCAGAAAACACAGCTCTTCCCTACAGAGCAAACTCAGCACAGAAAACCACCTGGCCctccccagacacacacacacaccctgagaTATTAACACatttgtaggccaggcgcagtggctcacgcctgtaatcccagcactttgggaggccaagatgggtggatcacaaggtcaggagttcgagaccagcctggccaatatggtgaaaccctgtctctactaaagaaataaataaataaatacaaaaattagccaggtgtggtggtgggtgactgtaatcccagctactcggaaggctgaggcaggagaatcacttgaacctgggagttggaggctgcagtgagccaagattgcaccattgcactccaacctgggcgacagggcaagactctgtctcaaatatatatataatgaccaAAGTATTGGCAAGGAGTGGCAGGTGTACACCATAGATGTTTGGGTAGGAGAAATCCTGACTTGTTGAGAATCATCCTTTTCTACCCTATCCCCATCCCTTgtactcttttcctttttctcttctccgTTGATGCTTTTGGTAGTGTTTCCATTTCTGTCCAACAGCTTTGTGACTCTTCCCTTAGGCAAGAACCTATGGAGTTCCCTACAGGACTTTTCTACTCGCCGTGTCCACAATGAAAGTCGATATTGCTGCTACCCTCTCCCCAAGTCTGCAGTGCCTTTTGGGTATCCCATCTTGGAAATCAGTTTACCATTCCCACAGtcatcttcttattttattttttttttttgagatggagtctctctctattgcccaggctggagtgcagtggtgtgatctcggctcactgcaacctctgcctcccgggttcaagtgattcgtctgcctcaacctcctgagttgctagggttacaggcacctgccactatgcttagctaatttttgtatttttagtagagatggagtttggccatgttggccaggctgttctccaactcctgacctcaggtgatccacccacctcagtctctcaaagtgctgcgattacagacgtgagccactatgcccagccaaatctccctctcttttaaaaatttatctggccaggcaccatggttcacacctgtaaccgcagcattttgggaggccaaggcaggcggatcacgaggtcaggagatcgagaccatcctggccaacatggtgaaaccccatctctactaaaaatacaaaaattagctgggccttgtggcgcatgactgtaatcccagctactccggaagctgaggcaggagaatcacttgaactcgggaggtggaggttgcagtgagccaagatcacaccacggcactccagcctgggcgacaaagtgagacttcatctccaaaaaaaacaaaaaaaaaaagaacaccaaaaTAAACATTATCCACGTTTAATTGTTTTCTGTCCCTGAACACTGCTGGAGGTCACTCCTATTGCCCCAGTGTTCAGCCCTTCCATGGTcaacaatgaaaattttaatttaacctATTAGGCTCAACCCCTCACTCCAGCAATTGAGAATAATTCTCCTCCTAAATCTTTCCCCTTGTTTGAGCCTGTAGCTCCTCATAGCTACTGATGCTTCCTGAATACACTGCTCTCTCATTTGAGGACGCTCTCtaccctttccttctcctcttttcctctctggaTCAATTGTCTATCTTTCTGGTACCATCCGAGGGGTTTTCATGGCCAAGGGGCTTTCTTTCACTCCTTAGGAAAAGATAAATTGGTATCTCTTTTGCGTTTCAGCAGCACCTGAGCTTCTGGCAGCAGAGTCCTATCAGTGCATTGCAGATTTCTCTGTCAGAGTCTGTCAGGGGCAGGAGCCGAGTCTGACTCATTTCCACATCACCTGTTTCCTGTACAGGATGTGGCACATCACAGTCCCGAGTCCCAGGAGATGTTGCTGagtcaatatttgaaaaaaacaaatgccTGCATCCGTCCAGGCTAAGTCTCTAAGCCTGAGATGGGGAGCCCCAGGACTTTGGAAAGTAAATCAGGGAATATGTCAGATGTCCAAGGACCTTCAAGAAAATGTTAACAATCATTCATAAACACAGGTATTATTACTGAGCAAAGTTTATCAGGCTCTGTCTAGCcacataataatgataatattattatcatttttagagtAACATTATAGTAGCAATCACAATAGCCCACATTATTGAGTGAGACTAACAACATGTTCAGAGTTTACTTTGCACGTCACATGTATTAACCATGTATTCTCCACCAAAACTCTATATAAGGTAGGTACTGgcattgtcctcattttataaGTGACAAAATTGAGTCATGTGGGTAATTTTTCCTAAATCTCATAGTTTTCAGAGACAAAGCAATGATCATATCCCAGCCTTCCTGGCTCCAGAACCTTCCCTCCTAGCTAAATGGAGAGGCAGAATATAGTAATCCCTGATCATCCATCTTCCAAACATCCTTACAAAACAGATAGCATTATTAGTGCCATTTTGTGGAAAAGCAAAGTGAGTCTCAGGTAATGTGACTCTTCCAAGCACATAAACATAGCAAGGTCAGATTCAGGTTTTGAAAGCACTTTGGTGTGATTTAAAGCCTGTTGTCATTTGGCCATTACCCAATAGTGGGTATCTTGAAAGTCTGGGAAGAGCTATTCTCAGCTAGATTGGAGAGAACCAACTCTTTCTGACACCCTGGATTATTCTAGTTGTCCTGATGGGTGTGGGAAattctgagcttttttttttatactttaagttctagtgtacatgtgcacaacgtgcaggtttgttacatatgtatacatgtgtcatgttggtgtgctgcacccattaactcgtcatttacattaggtatatctcctaatgctatccctcccccctcccctcaccccacaacaggccattGTACTTGCTTGCAGAATCCGTGGAATGTAAtggttatttttttccaaaaacattgCCTTAACAACTGGCATCCTCTTTTTCCAATTTACCCTAATGCCTGTATATTGccctgaaaaaaatattattgattAGATTTTTCCAGGAAGACTCTATTTCAGAGTCCCAAGATGGGGACTCAGCATATGCAAATTATCAACTAAGAGACAATGGAGAAAGCTGTGTGGCCTCCGGGACGCTGGCCGTGGTGCTGAAACTACAGAAAGGCGCCAGCATCCCAGTCAGTACCGTAAACAGTAACCGCAAGAACCACTCTCCTTGGACTGAATCCAGACAGGGGAAATAGGAAGGGTGTCTAGATATAGGGCCAGATATATTGGGAACATTCAGAATAGGAGTCAGAATCTAGCAAGAGGTAGAGAAGCTCAAGGTGTAGATCATGTTCATATGAACTATGGAATCTTGACATCTGGataaggccatttttttttctactgtacACCACAGTGGGCAGAGAGGAAGCAAAGAGGGAATCACTCTGGCCTTGCCTTAGTAATAGCaaatagtgtctttttttttttgagatggagtctcgctctgtcacccaggctggagtgcaatggcatgatcttggctcactgcaacctccgcctccctggttcaagtgattttcctgcctcagcctcctgagtagatgggattacaggctcacgccaccatgcccggctaatttttgtatttttaataaagacagggtttcaccatgttagtcaagctggtctcaaactcctgaccttgtgatcctcccgcctccgcctcccaaagtgctgggtttacaggcatgagccaccgcgcctgtctgAAAATAGTGTCTTATTTCAATGCACTGTGTGTATAAATTGTGAGTATGATAAGATTGTACTCATACTGGGACTTTGCTACTTGCTCTACAAATACTatatcattactttttattgtaataaaGTACACAAACATAAAACTAACCATTAACTATGTAAAAGTGTACCAATCCGTGGAATTTAGTGCATTCATAATCTTCTTCAACCATCACCTCTATTTAGTTGCAAGTTATCTACAACACCttaaaaaaaagccacacactTTGGACAAAACAGAGCcaatacagtgtgtgtgtgtgtgtgtgtgtgtgtgtgtatccctcTCTCACTGGAACAAGATGCTCTCAGCTAGATTGGAGAAGATCAACTCTTTCTGAAACCCTGGATTACTCTAGTGGTTGTTTTGCTGAGAGTGGTTTGTGCAGACATTGGTCAGCAGAACTTCTTGGACTTCAGAGTCTACACACACCCAGTTAGGTCTTGGATGGTGGTGAATTCTCATCTGAGACCCTGATTAGTCTCTCTTGTCAATACACAGCACAAAACATGTAACTAAGAAAGGGTGGTCCCCTAGCACCCATCTGTAATGAGTCTTCCCATCATCTCTTTCTGTAGAGTCAGGAAGTCTGCACCTCCCTCCCAAGCCACTGAGGAACTGGGGGCTTTCTGCGTTTCCTTGTCTTTTTAGAGCTTCTCTTGTAGCTCTAAAGACCTCTACATTTCAGGGAATTCTCATGCTTCTCATATCTTCTGTCTCTTAGGTCACAGTCCTTCCAGGTAGTTAAAAGCATCTGTCAGATTCCGAAATCTCCAGTCACCACCAGCCTCATCTGAAATCCCAAGTCACCTGCTCACAGGATGGAGGGAGCTGAGGATTCTGCTCTGTCCTGGGGTTCCTGAGGCCTGCAGTGACGTTCCATGCAAAGGGCCATCCCCAAGAGGATAGGATGGACCAAGAATTAGGAACATGCAGAGAAGGACTTGAGACTTTTTAGGGTCACAGGTGAGAGTGACTGGCAGAGGCCATGGGTAGAGGAGGTCTCCCAGCAGAGCTGGGGTCCTAGGGGAAGGCACTCCCTTCTGGTTCTTGGGGTCAGCAAGGTGTGATCTGATAGAGATGGGGGGCAGGTTCACACTGTTGGCTGTGGTGTCCTCCTGGGATCAGGTGGGCTAAGCCTCTCCAAGGGCACAGACCTATGGGTTTCCCCAGACCTCACTCTCAAGCCCAGGAGAGACCCAGCCCTAGTGGTCACATTTCTTCAAGAAGAAGAGAATGAAGCTCTCGGGTCTGTGATCCCTCCATGAAGCAAGGCCCATGAGCTTTGTGATTCTTGGTCTAAACCCTCCTCCCCAACACCTGCCCAGGCTCTACATTCTTCCTTCACATAGACACTCTCCTTGACCATGCTCGACTCAGGCTCCTCTGAGCTCTTTTCCAATGAGCCCTGACCTCTGGGCTTCCATGTTTATCTCTGCTTTGCCCAATTTTAGTAAGAATTGCAACTCTTTTCCAATTCTTACTTAAGAAAGAATCCTGCAGAGTCAGTTTAACTCTAGATATCTGGTCACCCTTAATCAGATGGTTCACAGGTAAGAACCCTCATTCTCCATCAGCCTCAGGTGATGTCTGGCCGCcttggcctgccttcagcaagaatcctgctgGGTCGGTTTAGCCAGAGTCTTCTTAACCCCTAAGACTTCTCTTAGCAGTTTTCCACCTACTGAACCCGCTCGCCCTGCTCCAAAGCTACAAATTCCCACTTTTCCTGTTCTACTCAGAGTTGAGCCCAGTCTCTTTCCTACACTGTGTGATTCCATCACCATGGTACCTGTACCTACAGCAATAGTCCTGAATAACGTCCTCCTTACTGTGCCTCAGCAAGTggcactggattttttttttcttcaacaccCTGCCCAGCTGGTCTAACAGTCTGAGAAAGGGAAGTCCAGACACCTGGCCTCAGCTCTGGACAGAAGCCGAGAAGTGGTCTGCAGACCAGGGTGCCGTGATTGCCACTCTGGGCATCTTTCACATGCTCAGGGTATCTCAGTTCCATGGTGGGAACCACTGTCCTTAGGAaaagctgttttctttctgtgtgaaAGTGACCACCCAAATCCCcaaggaaacaggaagaaaaggtCAGCAACGAAATGCCTACTAAAATTCTCcagattttggctgggcacggtggctctcgcctgtaatcccagcactttgggaggccaaggccggcagaccatgaggtcaagagattgagaccatcctggccaacatggtgaaaccccgcctgtactaaaaatataaaacttagccaggcatggtggtgcctgcctgtaatcccagctactagggaggctgaggcagcagaatcacttgaacccaggaggtgggggagggagagagccaagatcacaccactacactccagcctgggcgacagagcgaaagtttgtctcaataataataataataataataataatagtcctGCAGCACAGGGATGCTTATCCTCTTCTTCCACCACGGGGGTCCTGAGTGCTGGGATCCTCTGCACAGGGACACAGCCGGCCATTGGCAGAGCAGGAATCTGATCAACCCCAAAGGCTGacctctttctccttccacaAGAAGCACACACCAGGCTCATGCTCCACAGCCCCCATCACTCACGCTCATTGTGACTGTTGTCCGATGGCCTCTGCGTGGGTCCTGGGAGGGAGGAATCAGAAGGAGGAGGAGTTAGAGTCCTGAGCTGGACAGAGAAGGCTCTGAGTCCTCCCACGTCCACTGTGGGGATCTCCCTTCACTCCCCAGGACCCTGACCACTCCCTCTAGACCAGCACCATCCAGCAGAGTCTTCTGTGGTGATGCAAACTTTCTACATCTACTGTCCAGTATAAGAGCCACACATAGCTATTGATATTTAAATTTATCCAAAGTTGAATGGCATGAGAAGCTGGCTGCACCGTCTGCACCTCCAGGTCTCAGTGACCCCACGTGCCTGATGCCATCCCTGCTGGACGGTGCAGATACAGCGCGTTTCCTGGGCATGAAGCTGTGGTAGACATCGCTGCTCTCTGCCCTCTGCGGACCTAGGCAGAGACCAACCACCCtcaagaagaggaagggagacctTCCCTCCCTGACCTCCTTCTGGGTTCCCACCAGAGGGCAAGAATCCCCATGTCTGATTTTATCTGCCCTCGCAGCAACCCTCTGACGGGGATGTAACGCGCCCTCCTGTGGGAAGAATCCAAGTCCCGATGTGCTCCTGTTTCCTGAAGCCCTGCAGCTAGCAGGCGAGTGTGTGCGGCACCGCCCAGGCTCCCTGCGCAGCGCAATGCACGTCCGCCCGTCATCTCCTCCAACATTCACCCTCCTCTGCACAGTGCACGCAACTACCCAATTCCCAGGTGGCTAAATGGGGTCCTGTGGGACTCTCCCAAACGCAGGGTCCGAGCCAAGCATCCCTTTTCCAGGAACAGCGTCCCTCCCCTCCCTTACTGCCGAGGCAGCATCTTCAATATCCTTCAAGAAAGGCAGACATTCTCTCTTGGAGTGTCCTTCCCTCATGCCTCGTCCACGGTCCAAGGTCCAGGACACCACCCGTTATTCTACACCATGACTTCCTGGGCTTGGTCTTCATAACATTTGCCaccatttaaaattacatatgtattatatatgtgcaatattacaatttttatattatttatagttATATGTATCATGTATTATGCAAACgtataatatataacaaatatatttttaatatgtaatctTGACATATACATTATAATGTAATGTATAGAATGTTAATTGTATAACTTATAATATATGTTGCATATATTcactataatatataatgtataatgtataatgCTATacactataatatataatatataatgtataatgtatattacatataaacataattaaatataaaattttttattataattgtaatctataaataatagataatatatatttatgtttgtacCTGTTTATTAATTATAACACTGGAAATTTATTGTActatatattgtaaatatatctttcatataatataattatagtgATATGTGGTGattacattaacatttttattatataattatgttcctgatatatgtaatacattatgtgaacatatttaatataattgaaATGATAGATCTGAAATTCTCCATTGTGAATcgtatctttttatttgtaaatgcaTGTATAGGCATCTGTGCATTTCTATTGCTCATTCGAATTATTTCTCCCCATTGAAGTTCACAAGACGGAAGGCCATTTCTCCTCATTCATGGTGCATCAAACCCAGAGgcttcagtgcctggcacagtccCTGTGAGGACAAAATACTTCCTCAGTATTAATAGGAGCATCCCTCCTTTGGGGTTTTCTAATCAGCACTGATGGCAGCGCCGTGTGTACCTGAACTCACGTCTGCCCTAAACGATTCTACCAGGACAGCTCTTTTATTGCGTCTGTTTCACATGAGGAATTTGGGACACAGGAGGTTTGGGTGAGTCACCGTCAGGCACAGagccaggaagtggcagaacCACCGGGATTTGAACCATGAACCCAGCAATCTGGCTGCAGGAGGGTCTGTCCTCGCCACCTTTACATGTCACTGCATGAagatgagagaggagagagagaaggagaagacgagagggagagaaacagaggcaAGATATTCCCGCAGACGGAAGGCTGATAAAAACCAGACACTGGGCTTGAACCAGGTCTGCGGGACTCAAGGGCATGTCCCGCTGTGCCCCGGCAGCCCAGGAGCCTCTGAGGGGGTCCGGATGGAGCACGGCAtcgctcctcccacctccccatgtGGCTTCAGCCCCTGCTCCCACCTGCCTGAGCTCACAGCCCGAGCCTCACAGGCAGTCACTGGGTCTAGGTCCAAGGACGACTACTCTGGTGATGGAAACCCAGGTGGGGAAGGGTCCGCGGATGGCTTATGACCCCGTGTCCTCCCCTGGGAGGTTCTGGTCACAGATCACAGGGAGAGATGGACAACTCGAGACCCAGGGACTTGGGGCAGCTTCACTCCCATCACACAGAGTCCAGGGCAGAGCCAGATGGAGGGGAGGCCTCATGGCTTCATCCTGGTCACCGTTCACAGCTACATCGCCTCCCTGTGGCGCCCTCCTCCTCTTAGGGGACCTCACTCCACTGTTCAGGCCTCCCCGGACACCACAGAGCCAATAGGAGCATCCCCGTCCCTCTCCAAGTGTCCCAGGTTGGAAGGTGAGTTCTAAGTCCCTCCATCAGGTGCAGAGCGGGGTGAAAGGTGAGGCCACGCCCACAAGGGGGCAGCCTGGAGCTCGGTCAAGCCCGGAAGTCTGGGGTGGGGCTGCCCGGGTGGGCGGCCCCTGCCCCTTCATAGCCTTGTGCCTTTAAGCAAGAAACTTTAATTTATGTTTTGCATAttggagaggaggaggagttaGAGGATCAGACTAGTGCCTCCCCCATTAAGTGGCGCTTGCATTAAGTGCATTCCACAGTTCCTGGCATGGAATGAGGCTGCAATCACCATACCACTGTTGCTATGGTCTCTATGAGCATTAGCGACCTCCCAGAGCTGAGCGGGTGACAGTCCCTTCCCGTGGCCTCCCTAGACCTTGACTCCAAGCCCAGGGTAGAGGGCTGGACCCGGAGCCGCATCCGCAGCACAGATCCCCCCGTAATCCCTCCGGCTGAGGACCCTGCTAACCCAGAGCTGCATGCCCAGCACAGATCCCCCCGTAATCCCTTCCGGCTGAGGACCCTGCTAACCCGGAGCTGCATGCCCAGCACAGATCCCCCCGTAATCCCTTCCGGCTGAGGACCCTGCTAACCCGGAGCTGCATGCCCAGTACAGATCCCCCTGTAACCCTTCCGGCTGAGGACCCTGCTAACCCGGAGCTGCATGCCCAGCACAGATCCCCCTGTAATCCCTTCCGGCTGAGGACCCTGCTAACCCGGAGCTGCATGCCCAGCACAGATCCCCCTGTAATCCCTTCCGGCTGAGGACCCTGCTAACCCGGAGCTGCATGCCCAGCACAGATCCCCCTGTAATCCCTTCCGGCTGAGGACCCTGCTAACCCGGAGCTGCATGCCCAGCACAGATCCCCCTGTAATCCCCTTCAGCTGAGGACCCTGCTACCGACCAGCTGAGCCGAGCTCTGTGTCGGGGGAGTCCGTATCTCCAGAGGTTTCTGTAAACAGGGGCAGGAGAAGGATTTAGAACCCGTCCCAACCAACCTGCCCTCCTCCACCCTGAGCCCCCATCCAAAGGCCGCATGGCCGTCACGCAATCCCAGACAATGTCCCGAGACTCCTGAGAAAACGGGGCAGGGGACAGGAGGCACTGCTTGCCCCATTCTCCCTGGGGCTGGTCACTCCCTCTGCTCCTCCCACCACAAGCTCTGCTTGACCTCAGGGGACTGTTGAGGTCCTGGGGGGACATGAAGGTGGATGGAGCCTCTCCAGTGGACTTTGACTCCAGGACATCTCGGGCTGAGCACACACAGGGGTGCGTGTGGTCACAAACCAAAGGCTTTCCCAAAGCACTGTCCCGCCCTGGTCAGGGACCAGGATGGCCCCTGTGTTCTGCCCAGTGGGAGACGAACCACACCAGGAGAAGCACATTGCCTGGGGCAGATTCTGGCTCAGAGGAAAGGAATAACAAGTGGGACCATCCATCCTGTGTGGAAAGACACTCAACCCCTTGTAGGCGGGTTGCCCCCTAATCTCTGGGAacctcctccccacccagccAAGCAGAGCCAGCTCCGAGCCCACTGGATGCTGGGGCTGAGTGTCCAGGCCATCCGTGGCATCCAGAGGAGACCAGGGCTCCAGGGACCTAAGCAGGTGTGAGGCAGAGGGAACCTGTGtgcagagggagaaggggaggggagggcttgGGGGTCAAGAGGAGGGCAAGGGTGGCCACAGAGAGAGGACAGCAGCCGGGACAGGGTCCAGGGACCTGGGGACAAGCTCGAGGGTCGAGCTGAGACTGGGGCAGGGCCCAGGTGACGTCCTCACCTTTCACCTGCAGCTCCAGGAAGTCACTGTGCTCAGACCATCCGGGGAGCTTATAATAGATGCAGCGATAACTCCCAGCACTGTCTTCACTTACTGAGTCAACGTGGAATCTGGCCTCTGACTCAGATGGGCCAAGTTGAAACACATTATAACTATCTTTGTACTTGGCTCTATCCTCCCTCTCCAGCCGGAATACGTAAACCCCAACCGGGCCCCGGCACTGGAAGGTCACAGGCCTCCCCGGGGGGATCACAGTGCCTGGCTCGGCCGAGATGGAGGGTCTGGGCAGGGCCCCTAGGAGGGAAGCAGAGAAGGATCTCAGCGTCCACGGTAGGAAGTCACCACGCCACACATGTCATTTTAGCATCACACTTCAGGGTTTTTAGCAATTTTATAGAGTTATGCAGCCACGACCACAGCCCAACCTTAGAACATTCCCACGCCTCCTGCACCTTCTACGTGCATATGATCCTCATCGCTGCAGAGTTCTTTTCCCAGTTGACAGTAAGGACCCTGAGACTTGCTCACAATTTGGGTCTTGCTCAGGGTCACGTGGGAAGTGTCGGAGCAGCCTGGGGCCCTTCATGTCTGCTGCAGAGCCCAGGGCCACTTTCCAGAGGGacggagggtgggagggaggcacaGGATGGGGATGACAGGGTCATTCGTGAAGGACAAGGGACAGGGAAGCGAGGGCTCTGGAGATGGCTCGTGCTGGGGCCTGAAGGGCACTGGCCGGTCCCCGGGTGGGACTGAGTGTGGCACGAGGGTTCCCAGGCTCCTGTGAGGGTCCGATGGGGTGAGGGTGAAGCCCCCAGCCCTGATCTGCTCACAGCAGATGCCCAGCCCCTGACAGATCCCCGCTGCTAATGCAGGTCTCTGTGGAGACACCACCGCTGGGTTTTCCTCTATAGTTTCTACTTTCTTCTCAgcctaatttgcatttccttgttaTTAAAGCTCTTGGAAAACCCCATTGATCTCAACTGGGCTTGGGGTGGAGGAGGAAGGTTGGGTTTGAAGCCCTGAAACAGGAAGGTTGTGTCAAAATTAGCAAAATCCCTGAGCAGGGCAGAGAGCTGGCAGGGCTTCAATTCACTCATCGCGACTTCAATCATTCCTTATTATTGACAAATtaaaactgcatatatttaaggtgcacaacgtgatattttgatatgggtatacactgtggaatcgctgaatcaagctaattaatataacCTCACTTTGCGTAGTTAATggttgtggtgagaacacttaaaatctgccCTCTTAGCGATTTTCAAGCATAAGATACATTGTGATTAACTCTAGTCATTATGTTGCACAATCCTGAACTTACTCCTCCTGTCTAGATGAAATTTTCTAtcctttgaccagcatctccccaaacccacccatttgttcatttttctttcttttaaccaTATCTCACTTATCAATCCGTTTAAAGACGTTTTTCCTGGGCTGCTAATTCCACAAATGTGAGAAACACACACAGGATGCCTGCCCTTCGGAGGCAGACGTCTAGAAGGGAGGACAGATATTGATCGAAGAATTGTCCAAGTCTGCAGCTGCGAACTGCAGTAAGTTTCCTTGGGTAAGTGCAGGGATCTAGGGGACAGGTGGGCGGTGGAGCTGACCGCCTCTGCAAAGTCAGGGGAAGCGCTATCTGAGCTGAGAGTTGAAGGAGGAGTAGAAACCACCTGAGCTGAGCAGACAGGGGACACCAGGGCACTCAAAAGTGGGAAAATCAGCCAGTGAATGTTGCTCAAAGGAAACAAGGTTTTGGTTAGAGAGGAGAAATCAATTCAAGAGTCATCATGTGCAACACAGTGACTAcggttaataacaatgtattacatTATTGGACATTGCTCATCGAGGTGATTCTAagcattctcaccacaaaaaaggaTTAGCGCAGGAGGAACGCCTACATTCCCTAGCCCGATGTAGCCATTCCACGCTGTGTGCCGAG
This window encodes:
- the LAIR2 gene encoding leukocyte-associated immunoglobulin-like receptor 2 isoform X2 — encoded protein: MSPHLTALLGLVLCLAQTINTREGALPRPSISAEPGTVIPPGRPVTFQCRGPVGVYVFRLEREDRAKYKDSYNVFQLGPSESEARFHVDSVSEDSAGSYRCIYYKLPGWSEHSDFLELQVKGTVPGTEASGFDAP
- the LAIR2 gene encoding leukocyte-associated immunoglobulin-like receptor 2 isoform X1; this encodes MSPHLTALLGLVLCLAQTINTREGALPRPSISAEPGTVIPPGRPVTFQCRGPVGVYVFRLEREDRAKYKDSYNVFQLGPSESEARFHVDSVSEDSAGSYRCIYYKLPGWSEHSDFLELQVKETSGDTDSPDTELGSAGTVPGTEASGFDAP